Proteins encoded together in one Planctomicrobium piriforme window:
- a CDS encoding SRPBCC family protein encodes MVSITRDGQGWILRAEQVLPTSPATAFAFFSDAANLEAITPAFLNFRILTPLPMTMEEGALIDYRIRLHGLPIRWRTEITLWQPPYAFVDTQLKGPYKRWVHRHTFEPHPQGTRMLDEVSYDVPGGRLVNALFVSRDVRRIFEYRAQTLSRIFANAPVGAQE; translated from the coding sequence ATGGTTTCGATCACCCGTGACGGGCAGGGCTGGATATTGAGAGCCGAGCAGGTTTTGCCGACCAGTCCGGCCACGGCGTTTGCCTTTTTCTCGGACGCAGCGAACCTGGAAGCGATCACGCCGGCATTTCTGAATTTTCGGATCCTGACGCCGCTGCCGATGACGATGGAGGAAGGGGCGCTGATCGACTACCGCATCCGGCTGCATGGGTTGCCGATTCGCTGGCGAACGGAAATCACGCTGTGGCAGCCTCCTTATGCGTTCGTCGACACGCAGTTGAAAGGGCCGTACAAGCGGTGGGTGCATCGGCATACTTTTGAGCCGCATCCGCAGGGAACGCGAATGCTGGATGAAGTCTCGTATGATGTGCCTGGCGGGCGACTGGTGAATGCGCTGTTCGTCAGCCGGGATGTGCGGCGGATTTTTGAGTACCGCGCCCAGACCCTGTCCCGCATCTTCGCCAATGCACCTGTCGGCGCGCAGGAATAA
- a CDS encoding cryptochrome/DNA photolyase family protein has product MSKQTVPEIRIRKLNDAPVQPDGDYVLYWMTANRRTQWNFSLQRAVEHAQALCKPLLIFEALRINYRWASDRLHRFVLQGMADQRAALASKPVRYYCYVEPKQHAAKGLLEALAKQACVVVTDDFPCFFLPAMLKLAARLSPVALEGVDSNGLLPMRAADHDYPTAYAFRRFLQKELPKHLPHLPVADPLSRVDLPKLKSLPAGLEKKWPEASDRLLSGEISELKKFDIDHTVGPAAFDGGAVAGKKTLDRFLKQRLDRYGEGRNDPDNEAASGLSPYLHFGHISAHEVFSRVTDREKWSLDQLASSTSGSRSGWWGMTPSAESFLDELITWRELGYNMCSHRRDYDRYESLPEWAQKTLAEHADDAREAEYTLEQLENAETYDDIWNAAQRQLVRDGRMHNYLRMLWGKKILQWTESPQKALEFMIELNNKYAVDGRNPNSYSGIFWVLGRYDRAWGPERPVFGKIRYMTSDSTRRKLDLDNYLATYGEE; this is encoded by the coding sequence GTGAGCAAACAGACTGTCCCGGAGATTCGAATTCGCAAGCTGAACGACGCGCCTGTTCAGCCCGACGGCGATTACGTTCTGTACTGGATGACCGCCAATCGGCGGACTCAGTGGAACTTCTCGCTGCAACGGGCCGTTGAACACGCCCAGGCACTCTGCAAACCGCTGTTGATCTTCGAGGCTCTGCGGATCAACTATCGCTGGGCCAGCGACCGGCTGCATCGGTTTGTGCTGCAGGGGATGGCGGATCAACGGGCGGCACTCGCGTCCAAGCCTGTCCGTTACTACTGCTACGTCGAGCCGAAGCAACATGCCGCGAAGGGGCTGCTTGAGGCTCTGGCGAAACAGGCGTGCGTCGTCGTGACGGATGATTTCCCATGCTTCTTCCTGCCGGCGATGCTCAAGCTGGCGGCGCGACTGTCGCCTGTGGCGCTCGAGGGGGTCGACTCCAACGGGTTGCTCCCGATGCGCGCGGCGGATCATGACTATCCGACGGCGTATGCCTTTCGTCGGTTTCTCCAGAAAGAACTTCCAAAGCACCTGCCGCATCTGCCAGTGGCCGACCCGCTATCGCGAGTCGATCTGCCAAAATTGAAGTCTCTGCCAGCAGGGCTCGAGAAGAAATGGCCTGAGGCGTCGGACAGGTTGCTGTCAGGTGAGATCAGCGAATTGAAGAAGTTCGACATCGATCACACAGTCGGCCCGGCGGCGTTTGACGGCGGGGCCGTCGCCGGCAAGAAGACGCTGGATCGGTTCCTGAAACAGCGGCTCGATCGGTACGGGGAAGGTCGCAACGATCCGGACAACGAGGCGGCGAGCGGTTTGTCTCCTTACCTGCACTTCGGCCACATTTCCGCCCATGAAGTCTTTTCGCGAGTGACGGATCGCGAAAAGTGGAGCCTGGATCAGCTCGCGAGTTCAACGAGTGGGAGCCGGTCCGGTTGGTGGGGGATGACTCCGTCCGCCGAGAGTTTTTTGGATGAGCTCATCACTTGGCGGGAGCTGGGTTACAACATGTGTTCGCATCGGCGCGATTACGACCGATACGAGTCCTTGCCGGAATGGGCGCAAAAGACGCTGGCCGAGCACGCCGATGACGCAAGAGAAGCTGAATACACACTTGAGCAACTGGAGAACGCCGAAACTTACGATGACATCTGGAACGCCGCCCAGCGGCAACTGGTCCGCGACGGGCGAATGCACAACTATCTGCGAATGTTGTGGGGGAAGAAGATTCTGCAATGGACAGAGTCGCCCCAGAAGGCCCTGGAGTTCATGATCGAACTCAACAACAAGTATGCGGTTGATGGCCGGAACCCGAACTCGTACTCAGGCATCTTCTGGGTCTTGGGCCGGTACGACCGCGCCTGGGGCCCGGAACGACCCGTCTTCGGGAAGATCCGCTACATGACCAGCGACAGCACGCGGCGAAAGCTGGATCTTGACAACTATCTGGCGACGTACGGCGAGGAATGA